The following proteins come from a genomic window of Miscanthus floridulus cultivar M001 chromosome 2, ASM1932011v1, whole genome shotgun sequence:
- the LOC136539358 gene encoding homeobox-leucine zipper protein HOX1-like, whose protein sequence is MAVNARDEEQYGNDNHLGLGLSLSLGIATAAPVEVEPPLPPRQQQQRAISVAPISSLLPAPQWWNRPAGLFFSPSSGMMDPSLERKHQQPQQKPYTCHSHEMPFLWGIDANRAPAARETRGRGSCSEDEEPGASSPNSTLSSLSGKRAAPARSSGEVDREADHTRRAGGSGSDDEDSGGDGGGSRKKLRLSKDQAAVLEDSFKEHNTLNPKQKAALAKQLNLKPRQVEVWFQNRRARTKLKQTEVDCEFLKRCCETLTEENRWLQREVAELRALKLVAPHHYARMPPPTTLTMCPSCERLASAASADEAVAGRTAPTGPWGPLPVRPLFIDGPARRP, encoded by the exons ATGGCGGTTAATGCGAGAGACGAGGAGCAGTACGGGAACGACAACCATCTCGGGCTTGGGCTAAGCCTCAGCCTcggcatcgccaccgcggctcCGGTAGAGGTCgagccgccgctgccaccgcggcagcagcagcagcgagctaTCAGCGTCGCGCCcatctcctccctcctccccgcgCCGCAGTGGTGGAACAGACCCGCCGGTCTCTTCTTCTCTCCCTCCTCCG GGATGATGGATCCATCTCTGGAGAGGAAGCACCAGCAACCGCAGCAGAAGCCATATACGTGCCACAGCCACGAGATGCCGTTCCTGTGGGGGATCGACGCGAACCGGGCCCCTGCCGCCAGGGAGACCCGCGGGAGGGGCAGCTGCAGCGAGGACGAGGAGCCCGGTGCGTCGTCGCCGAACAGCACGCTCTCCAGCCTCAGCGGGAAGCGCGCCGCGCCGGCGAGGAGCAGCGGAGAAGTGGATCGAGAGGCCGACCACACCCGGAGAGCCGGAGGCAGCGGCAGCGACGACGAGGACTctggcggcgacggcggtgggTCGCGGAAGAAGCTCCGCCTGTCCAAGGACCAGGCCGCCGTCCTCGAGGACAGCTTCAAGGAGCACAACACCCTCAACCCC AAGCAGAAGGCGGCGCTGGCGAAGCAGCTGAACCTAAAGCCACGTCAGGTCGAGGTCTGGTTCCAGAACCGCAGAGCCAG gacgaagctgaagcagacggAGGTGGACTGCGAGTTCCTGAAGCGCTGCTGCGAGACGTTGACGGAGGAGAACCGGTGGCTGCAGCGGGAGGTGGCGGAGCTGCGCGCGCTCAAGCTCGTCGCGCCGCACCACTACGCGCGCATGCCGCCGCCCACCACGCTCACCATGTGCCCCTCCTGCGAGCGCCTCGCCTCCGCCGCGTCCGCCGACGAGGCGGTGGCGGGCCGTACCGCGCCCACAGGGCCCTGGGGCCCTCTCCCTGTGCGGCCCTTGTTCATCGACGGCCCGGCCCGGAGGCCATGA